The region CGGATAGTATCTGTCTCACCCAGTTGATGTGGTCGCTTCCATTCTTATCTAACAAGGCGCCAACTGCAATGGCAACTTGCTGGTCTCGCTCTTCTGTGTGTTTGAACTCTAGTTCGGCTGCGGGCTTAGGCTGCGACTTGCTCGTAGTTTGTCTCTCGTAGCCGTATTCCAAGAAGAATGCGGTACTTGATAGCTTGCTGAACAGCATTTCAATGATGAGCTCTGGTCGGTCTTGTATCTTTTTGCAGCACTTCCGCATAATCTGCTTCACTAATTCCTCCCAGTCTTTGAACATGCTCGATGACTTATCCAAGGCGTTTGTACCCTTGATCATGTTATACAGCAGATAAATAATATCCACTCGAAAGAGCATCACGCTCATGTCCTGCTTGAAAGCCACGCGGTAAAAGTACCGATGTGCGCGCTTCAACTGCGTGTCTGTCAAGTCCTGGTAGTATTTAAGGAATTTGGTAAACGTATCGACGACGCCTTGAGGCGTGAATCGACTGGAAAATTTGTGAAAGTCAAACTTGCGTTCTTTGGATGTACGCTCAGCAGACgcttcatcatcagctgAATCGTCCAactcctcttcgtcttcgttACCATTTTCTTGGGcggcttgcttcttcttcctaCGTGTTCTCTTCCTCGACCGAACCTGCATGTCCGTGTTTTGTTTTGAGTAGGCTTCCAAGATGCGCAGAAAATGGTGCACGAGTTCAGTAGACGCATCCAGGTAGTCAAACCCCTGGTCCTTGTATGTcctgatgatgttggcaatggcatcgtgTGTGGCTTCCTCGTAAAAGAGTCGGCTCAAAACGTTTTCAGCAATTTCTTGATCGTCCTCGTTGGCAGACTCTGTCATTTCTTGAACCGTCAAGAGAATCTGAGTAAAGCATCGCATCACCGCGGTTAAGTCTGTCCAATCTTTCATGTCGTAGCTCTCATGCAATACCCGATTCATGGTGATGAACATTTCCTGATTCAACACACCAGCAACCAAGTGGAAGCTGCTGACGTCTccggctggctggctgcttgATCCTTTAGCCTTTCTCCGGGCCCGTTCTGTCTCCAAGAACCAAGCAACCAAGTAAAAGAATTGTCGGCGGTGGTACTGAAGCAGATGTGGCGCTTCTCGGTCAATGGTCTTGCGAACGTGTTGGAATAGCGGGTTGAAGCCAGAGTCAAGAAACTCGTCAACAAACTTGCGCAGTTGATCATTGGCGCGAGCGTTGAGCTTGCCGGGAGGACCAAGATCCCTCTCATCCTTGTTGTCTTTCCTCGGTCGTCGAGGGGGTTTGAAAGTCTTGTTGTCGTCCATCTTCTGATTGCGAACGGATGCGTTAGCCAGTGCATCTTGTCCTGACAAGGACGACATCTTGCCGCCCTCTCTCTTAACCCATATCATGGTTCCAAATCGATTATGTCGAGTTGCCCCTTTTCGATTATATGACCGTAGCATTGAAGATTCCTTGTTCATTAATGCTGATAACTCGTTGGCTTTAGCTTTGTTCAACTGCTGCTCATTCATGAAGAGCTTTGCCGAATCAACACGCTTGACCAGGTGATATATGATCTCCATTACCGTCGTGTCCTCCGTTCTGAAGTCTTCGCCCATATTAGATGATAATGTGAGCAGTACATGAAATATGTCTTGATAGGAGAACGCGTCAATCGTAGCCGATCGGGAGACCTGAGATTCATCGCCCTCGTATTTGACGTTAGGAGGTGGCGcgatggcggccatgtttcGCAAGAAGAATAGGACAAGCTTGATAATCCCCTGGTCCCTCGCTGATCGGTCGCCAATTGGAAGTGCCATGGCAGGTAAGGCTGCTCTGACGGCTGCATGCAAGATACGGGCACCGTCAAAGTTTATAATGGCCCTCTTGTATTGAACTTGCGCGAGCTCCAAGACGGGCAAATGCCTGTGATGGTTCACCGTCATGCGCTCCTTGTCCCACTCCATCGGCCATGTCAATGGCACCATTAATTCGAAGCAAGCCAGCGCAACTCGAGATCGAAACTTGTTGTCCATTGCGTTCTCGGGCCATGTCTTGAGAATCGGTAGCAAATCTCCCTCAATCAGGTTCGCCTCGTGAATACATCGTGCAACGTCCATGCGATTCGTTTTCTCGTCATAAAAGCGAATCCAGCGCTTCAGATCGCGCAGCACTTCCAGCGCATCGTCACCGAGCTGGTagttgccatcatcttctgcacTTACACCACCGAGCTAGGCGATATAAAAAGTCAGGATTTCTTCAACTCTCAGGTGGATTGGTCGAGTCGCCGTTGCCATGACTTACCGCAGACACAAGGCTGCTAATGTGTGCTCGAACTTCAGGATGGACAATGTCCGCTGCGCCTTCTGGCGGCTCCATGCTGATAGTTTTTCCCACGTGAAGCTAATTTGCAATGAATGCCGATGCTAATTGCAGTCTATATGGGTGCTGTTGACGAAGTTCAATCCATTGTACAAGAATGCACCCATTAGGTTTCCTCTCGACGCGTCTCGACGCGTATGGTGCCTCTTCAGCGTGTAAAGTGATCCGAGTGCTGGACAGCTGTCAACAGCTGCCCACCCGCCACTTGAGCATCCTAGGCCAAAGCCGTTCGGTTGGTCGGTCCTGGACGCCGCAACCAATTGCTGCACCCCACAAAAGCCGAGGTTACCCGAGCCGGAACCTCATCATTTTGACATCACTCCTCCAcgtcttctccgtcttcatCTATTGTTATTCTGTACACCACGATAAAATCCA is a window of Pochonia chlamydosporia 170 chromosome 5, whole genome shotgun sequence DNA encoding:
- a CDS encoding mating-type switching protein swi1 (similar to Neosartorya fischeri NRRL 181 XP_001262363.1), which codes for MEPPEGAADIVHPEVRAHISSLVSALGGVSAEDDGNYQLGDDALEVLRDLKRWIRFYDEKTNRMDVARCIHEANLIEGDLLPILKTWPENAMDNKFRSRVALACFELMVPLTWPMEWDKERMTVNHHRHLPVLELAQVQYKRAIINFDGARILHAAVRAALPAMALPIGDRSARDQGIIKLVLFFLRNMAAIAPPPNVKYEGDESQVSRSATIDAFSYQDIFHVLLTLSSNMGEDFRTEDTTVMEIIYHLVKRVDSAKLFMNEQQLNKAKANELSALMNKESSMLRSYNRKGATRHNRFGTMIWVKREGGKMSSLSGQDALANASVRNQKMDDNKTFKPPRRPRKDNKDERDLGPPGKLNARANDQLRKFVDEFLDSGFNPLFQHVRKTIDREAPHLLQYHRRQFFYLVAWFLETERARRKAKGSSSQPAGDVSSFHLVAGVLNQEMFITMNRVLHESYDMKDWTDLTAVMRCFTQILLTVQEMTESANEDDQEIAENVLSRLFYEEATHDAIANIIRTYKDQGFDYLDASTELVHHFLRILEAYSKQNTDMQVRSRKRTRRKKKQAAQENGNEDEEELDDSADDEASAERTSKERKFDFHKFSSRFTPQGVVDTFTKFLKYYQDLTDTQLKRAHRYFYRVAFKQDMSVMLFRVDIIYLLYNMIKGTNALDKSSSMFKDWEELVKQIMRKCCKKIQDRPELIIEMLFSKLSSTAFFLEYGYERQTTSKSQPKPAAELEFKHTEERDQQVAIAVGALLDKNGSDHINWVRQILSDAESERRAWSAAEDARRDTEEVFGDEPVPDAEPESPPAFSVRPDNPERRTAMFKNAHLRLLMKLCGIQLMGPASEETPESLWVVPGDITPDQLKDSIHFINQAEFSPPTFEDGVLAENQLKRKTAPKKKAAFDDEEEDDVDGFLDDEMLFPAGGPTARRVADEKKKPKKTRKRRKGSDTEEVDESVLEEKSRKRREKELEKARKIKSALYVQEGDDEFDSDEDEAFFARERQIAERAKRAAQTAVSEPILPRNKRKSEALLDSDDEDEADELSLARKILSSQEDGADSETDDTPLDLSDGESRKRRKTSVEEDEDMGVDIVSKIAEMQDDDAEETTEVVVARRPRVRGGFVVDSDDDE